AGCATGTGTAGTCTCTTTGTAAGATTTAGTATTTGTTCTCCAATATAAATAAATCTATGCTGTATGAAATCTATGAATGGATTGCTGAATATTGACTACAAGGTACCATGTTGATATAGCCAACGTGTAACAAAGACTTCTGTGGCTGTATGTGGAAAACAACTGGTATAAATGGACACTGGGTTATCAACTGGGAGAAAGGGACCCTTCAGCTGGGAATTTCACATAAGAAGTAGCATAAAAAAACAGGACTTAGACAACACTTACAAAGTATCTGGCTGATGTTTTCCACCTTGGCTAAAGCGTCTGCCACTCTGTCTGCAGCTTCCTTAGCAGACTGCTTGGCGGCACCTGCCTTCTGTAAGGCCTGAAACAGACAACATGGGAGGGGCATGAAAGAAGTCAACCACTCCGGTGTGTGCGTATTTCAAAGCTAATTAGGTCTTTTCTGCGCCTTAGGCTCCATCATGTGTGGCCCTGGGGGTCtgccccagcactcctacctaattagcTTACACGTTTCATGAAAGTTGGGATGGATTTTGATTTATAGCTGAAATATCCAGCTATTTCTAGTTTTTACtgaaaaatgttcaaattttgtaAGGTCTTGTAGTGTGGGTGGAAGTATGAGTAGGTGAAGGAACCCCACCTGTCCTGTATGGTGACCAGCACCTACTCACAAGCACTGGGAGCAGGGATTGAACCCAGGTCACACAGCTGTAAAGgacatgtaccaaccactgcttTTATCAAAATACCAAGATTGCCCAGTCACATAAAAGACTGGCTTTTATAATACCTGTAACTCAATTACAATCCATTTTGCGAGGGTCCATATAATTTCAATTTCTCTGGTTCatgaaaatgatattaattttagctAGTTTAGTTTGATATGATTTGGATTGTTTCTGTTTGCGAATATTGCTGACAATACATGGATCACTTATATGAAATAAGAAATGAAGCTACTtttaccctttcccccataagaagcgaagtgaaaatgacttttgcaaccagcataaaaccagaacagcctgcgagtaactcgcagtctgttcaggtcttatgctgtttgctgctcatcagtttggTCCCTGTCAGTATTTAAGGCCATACACACATTATTGGCTTAGTCCCTGTCAGTATTAACGGCTATATATTCATTTTCGCTTTTGTCCCTGTCAGTAACAAGTCCATTATCTTCCACACAAATATTATCAGTCTGGTCCCCTGCTATACATACGTTATCAGTCTGGTCCCTGTCTATACATACATTATCACTCTGGTCCCCTGCTATACATACATTATCACTCTGGTCCCCTGCTTAAAATACATTATAAGTCTGGTCCCCTGTCTATACAAACATTATCTCTCTGGTCCCCTGCTGTACATACATTATCACTCTGTTCCCCTGCTTAAAATACATTATAAGCCTGGTCTCCTGTCTATACATACATTATCACTCTTGTCCCCTGCTGTACATACATTATCAGTCTGGTCCTCTGGTCATCTGCTATACATACATTATCACAATGATACCTGCCTATGCATACATTATCACAATGGCCCCTGTCTACACATACATTATCACAATCGTCCCTGTCTACACATACATTATCACAATGGTCCCTGTCTATACATACATAATCACAATGGTCCCTGTCTATACATACATTATCAGTCTGGTCCCCTGCTTTACATACATTATCTTTCTGGTCCCCTACTTTACATACATTATCTTTCTGGTCCCCTGCTATACATACATTATCAGTCTGGTCCCCTGCTATACATACATTATCAGTCTGGTCCCCTGCTTTACATACATTATCTTTCTGGTCCCCTGCTATACATACATTATCAGTATGGTCCCCTGCTATCATGCTATACATACATTATCAGTCTGGTGCCCTGCTATGAATAAATTATCAGTCTGGTGCCTTGCTATACATACATTATAAGTCTGGTCCCCTGCTAAACATACATTATCAGTCTGGTGCCCTGCTATACATACATTATCAGTCTGTTCCCCTGCTATACATACATTATCAGTCTGGTCCCCTGCTATACATACATTATCTGTCTGGTCCCCTGCTATACATACACTATCAGTCTGGTGCCCTGCTATACATACATTATCTGTCTGGTCCCTGTCGGTATCAGCCTTCAGTTTGAGGTTGTCCACCTGCTCCTTGGAGTCTGACACGTCTTTGTCCAGCTGGTCTGCATCATCCAGCAGCTTCTCAGCCTTCTGCTTGGTTTGGCCTGCATCTTGACGGATACGACTCGCCTCCTGGGATACCAATATACACACAATAATTgttcaaaattgttaaaattggaAAAGATAGCATTTAGTTGGGTATGGGATCTTGCCTCCTGGGGAAGCAATATAtacttgtttttgttaaaattggaTGGGATGTTGGCGTTCTTATGTTAATTGATGTAGCCTGACAAGGACTTAGCTGACAAAATACCAGTGTAAGAGGGACAGGTCATGCTAGCATGTTGATGGATACGACACTCCTCATGGGATACCAATTTATGTGATCCGAGAGCTAATCATGTAATGTATACAGTTGGTGGTCTGTTAAAAACAGGCGGACAGGAACAATATTTGCTTCTCCTGATATAGTTTCTGGACCTTTGTTGTTTGCTATATTAATGTCACAAGCCTccatctgggaaaactgggcttaaccctttgcatgctgggaaatttgtcgtctgctaaaatgtcgtctgcagaatttataaaattagcattttcttcgatttttttcaaagaatactatcagaatagcaaacagtttggatcctgatgagacgccacgttctgtggcgtctcatctggatccaaactgtttgcaaaggccttcaaaattcggttcccgcactgaaggGTTAATACACATTTGTAAAAAGTTGCAATCTGCAAACCTTTTTATGTGGGTATTCTGTATCTGTGCATTCATAATATGGACAGAGTTTATACTGAGTATGATAAGGCAGTTCAATAAAGTTATAAGCGACTGCCATTAATATGTATGGCTCCTAAGTCATGGTTCCATACCAACTAGGGATATTATTATTTCTGACTTTTTCTAtcaattttctcttttttttaaattgtatttgatgAACTTAATGAATCTGTTAAAGTGGattaatgcaaaataataaataattaaaaacacagTAGGAATCCAGTTTCCTCTGTCCCTTGGAAGTGAAAGAGCAGGGTAAACATGTTTCTGCCTTAAGCCACCTCCATTACCAAGTAAGAGAGTGCAATACATTCCATAGGAACAAGtaacataataataacatacGGGTAACTTCACCAACAACTTAGAACACAACACTTACATCAGAGGCCCCTTGAGCCATTTTCTCAGCCTCCTGGGCGATACGTAGGGCCTCTGCCGCGTCACTTCCTGCCCCACTGAGTGCATCCCTGGCCTCCTGGGTTCTAGCCTCGGCCTCCCTGATGTTTGCCTCAATCTCTGGAACCTTCTCAAGGGCATCCTCTGCCTTGCCTCGACTGTCCTGAACAACCTGGTTGAAACCTAGGGAAAagatatttatataacaaggATCATGCTTACAAACAAATTTACAATGATTTGTGTGCTTTTTTACCGTTTGATTTTCACAAATAGAACTcgatataaaaatataacaagcgatgtgtttgtgaaacactatgtccccatatatttgacctttgaccttgatggatgaccttgacctttcaccactcaaaatgtgcagctccatgagatacacatgcatgccaaatatcaagttgctacactcttcaatattgcaaaagtgtacattaaatgagcaatttttgacccatatatttgacctttgaccttgaaggatgaccttgaccttgacttttgaccactcaaaatgtgcagctccatgagatacacatgcatgccaaatatgaagttgctatcttcaatattgcaaaagttatggcaaatgttaaattttgggcaaacaaaacacacaaaccaaccaacagacagagcaaaaatgatatgggggacataaaaattactATTTTTAACTTTAAGCTAACTGAATCTTTAACTGGACGTCATGTTTAATCCATTTCAGGAGGCAGACAGCTTCCCTGGACTATACATAACCCAAGTCTCCTAGCAATTTAACATTGTTACAGagttattattgtaaaaatgatTTCCCTACATGGTTGACCTGCACAAAGCAAGAAACGAAtttgtttgcttttatatttatttttcacaaacTGATATCAGGATGATAATAATAAAGCCGTATCCGGAATGAAATGGGTTTAAACTTGAAAAAACTACCCagagatatattttaattatgaataGAAGTAACTGAAGCTTGTAAAAGATACTTCATTTTATGGATACCCAATAACTATATTTTATATACCTAGCAGAGTCTGGAGAGTTTCGTTGGCCTCGCGTAGAGTCTCCTCTCCTGTTTCCACGGCTTTCAGAGCCTTGGCCCGAGCAGCATCAACCTCGGAAAGCAACAGATCGGCACGCTGAGGATAGGAAAGAAAAGACAATTGTTTGTTGGCTGAAATGACAGTAAAATTTCTTGGGCATATCTTGACAATTGAGAAGAATGTTTTCCAATATATTTCTGATATGGTACAGAAAATTCATACAAAAGCAAAATGAATCCACAAGATGAaagaatgctgtttttatttcaaatctgtaccgtaaaattgtgtcaatatttgtgtaAGTTTAGAAatctaaaaacaaatatttaaatgcccatcaataaaaatgttcattagcagaaaataatattttcctgATATTAAAGGGCTTTGACTTTCTGCCTTATAAGCCTCTGACTGCAAATCTAGCATTATCTATGCAGTAAGTTGGGGATTTATCCCTTTAACCACTGTCCCTAACAGTCTTGCAGTAAAACTTTTTCAATGGTGCTCAACTGATGGTGGATAATTCCACTGTACCTAAGTAAAATACATGACATGCTTAACACCTTTTATTAGGCAATGCCCCTGTCCCTAAGTGCAATAGTGACAAAATGCCTCCTCACCTGCTGATGGGCAATTCACTGTCCATAAGTGCAATACCATGCATGCTTCTCACCTGTTATTGGTAATTCTACTATCTGCGAGTGCAATATGCGACATGGTTCCTCACATGTTGGTGAGTAATTCCACTGTCTAAGAAGCAATACCGTGACATGCATCCTCACTGTTTCTGGGTAATTCCACTGTTCCTAAAAGCAATACCATGACATGCTTCTCACCTGTTGTTTGGCGATCCCACTGTTGGGAGTGCAATACGGGAGATTGCTTCCTCACTTGTTGGTGGGTATTTTAACTTTCCCTTAGTGCTAAACCCGACACGTTCCTTACCTGTTGGTGTGTAATTCCACTGTCCAGAAGCTTCTGCACCTCCTCTCGTGAGTGGCAGCCTCTTCGAACAGGTTCTGGTTCTCAGCCATTAGACGGAAGCAGCTTTCTTGATACGGGCAGCCTGCAGACCAACCATAAACAATGTGGAGTTACATAACATACATGAATAAATAATAGCAAGCTAAGTAATTTGGAAGAGCACAAATCTGACATTCCACGAGTTTATTACCAGGAATAAGTATGCCCATTCACCACTGACAAAAAGCAAAGTAGGCAAGATTGCTCAGGACCCGAGTGACGTCAACTGACAGACATAAACATTTGTAAGGTCTACTGACTTATGTTTAGACCAAACAATACGTACTCATGACAGCCAAAGGAAGAAAAGATATGAAATATTATGTTTGAGGTTAACATGATGtgtaacgtgtcatcccagatagtCTCGGTAGTCAACATAGGCTTATATGGGAAGACATATTCTGCTTTTAtgtcattatttgtttaaaagaagtctcttctcagAGAATGTCCAGTTTAAGCAAACacagttgtccctgattagcctgtgcggaccacatgggctaatctgggaggacactttatgcacatgcattaaaccccattttctccgAGCAAGGTTCAAAACTATTTTTAACTGAAGATGCATGTTAAAGGCATTTAATCTATAAGTGTAAAAATGTGtctattctgagaaaactgggcaaatgcatgtgcgtaaagtgtcgtcaggctaatcagggacgacactttccgcttaaactagattttcggttaaaagggacttcctttaaacgaaaataccattgaagcggaaagtgtcgtccctgattagcctgtgcagactgcacaggctaatctgggacgatactttacgcacatgcgttttgcccaattttcacagaacaagacacaaattatAAATCCAATGGTGTAAAGATTACGAGACCTCCTTCTTGATGATGTCAGCCTCCAGTACCAGCTGCTGTGTGTTCACAGAGGGCACCTGCAGGGACACAGCCTGGCTGTACAGGTCCAGGGCCTCATTGTACGCCTCCGTGGACATGTTCAGGGCCTTGTTGGCAAAGAACTTGGTACGGTCATACAGCTTGCTGGCATCCTCAGCTCTGAAAGTGGGAATGTGGGTTTACATAAGTCTGGTTCTGGGAAGACTTGGCTAGAAACATAGGCGTTAAATatcatcacagataagcctgtgaagttccCACAGGTTAATAAGAGAAGACACTCTCTAAACAACTTGCTGGCATTATCAGCTCTGAAATAGGaattgtgcgtaaattgtcgtcacagataagcctgtgcagtctgcaaatgaCCAAAGTCATGACAGATATGGCAGGTGCAGTAGTTTCGAAAATTGACAAATTGATGTCCACCTTTAAAAATAGCTTTTGCGAAAAATAAACCAGGACAATAATAGCAGCACAATGTTTCAATGTCAattatgttacatattttgtcaGTATATATTATCAGTTATCATATGTCTTTTATGAATTGCCTTGTCACAATAAATGGTTCATTTACACTGCTAGTGGCTGTATGTACCTCTTTTTCAAGTCCTCTATGTCCCTCTTGATGTCCTGAGGCATCTGCATGGTCTCCCTGGCGAGACGCAAGGCCTCATTGGATGTCTCCAGGGCCTTCTTACCCAGCATTTCTATACGCCTGGCTTCCTCAAGTTGGCTGGAACATATCAGACacattcttagaaaactgggcttgagcACATGGACACTCACAATTCAGTCCCGTTAAAGGATCAATGGGgaaaaaaaacagcataaaaaaacaagatgtttttgtgaaacaagatgtccccctatatgacgtttgaccttgaaggatgaccttgaccttgacccttcaccattcaaaatgtgcagctcaatgagatacacatgcatttcaaatataaaattgctatagcttcaatattgcag
This is a stretch of genomic DNA from Dreissena polymorpha isolate Duluth1 chromosome 7, UMN_Dpol_1.0, whole genome shotgun sequence. It encodes these proteins:
- the LOC127839146 gene encoding laminin subunit gamma-1-like, with product MAQGASDEASRIRQDAGQTKQKAEKLLDDADQLDKDVSDSKEQVDNLKLKADTDRDQTDNALQKAGAAKQSAKEAADRVADALAKVENISQILSTLRDLDTAELDRLETELAAAEAVLQNADLEAQFAKLTTANNQLKVWVQEYSQDLSELEKDVQNVKDIMDSLPTGCFKNIDIETPTAQ
- the LOC127839770 gene encoding laminin subunit gamma-1-like, which produces MVLMKHWKQLYKLKMVQLEEARRIEMLGKKALETSNEALRLARETMQMPQDIKRDIEDLKKRAEDASKLYDRTKFFANKALNMSTEAYNEALDLYSQAVSLQVPSVNTQQLVLEADIIKKEAARIKKAASV